From Anomalospiza imberbis isolate Cuckoo-Finch-1a 21T00152 chromosome 14, ASM3175350v1, whole genome shotgun sequence, a single genomic window includes:
- the HDX gene encoding highly divergent homeobox, with protein MNLRSVFTVEQQRILQRYYENGMTNQSKNCFQLILQCAQETKLDFSVVRTWVGNKRRKMSSKIAVESGGTPPGTAPATPSVPPEAAVRNVVNIARSQSQQSSWTSSNNDVIVTGIYSPASSSGRPGVSKHTNTSVAELHKTSIPRLPGKSDADFQQQHIPLGRQVPHCKNASLLVGEKTIILSRQTSVLNSANSIYSHTKKSYGSSSVQTAELVLPQKPMICHRPCRAEPLACQRLHKPEPAALASHVPSGPRAHPRDPACGTQNLEIREVFSLAVTDQPQRLVAGSAAQKHPSPAGSCLSIAMETGDVEDEYAREEELASMGAQIQSYSRYCEGSGSGRGDNQSAAAAGPGRSGGCGAQLGSARDVPDNLLYHSREFHLPARTSLHTTSSTIYSPANAARSTFSPHFTSSSQLRLSQNQNNYQISGNLTVPWITGCSRKRALQDRTQFSDRDLATLKKYWDNGMTSLGSVCREKIEAVAADLNVDCEIVRTWIGNRRRKYRLMGIEVPPPRGGPADFSDQSEFVSKSALNPGEETATEVGDDNDRNDEVSICLSEGSSQEETNEALQNEEIGHKDDDQNPVSTDNVKIEILDDEESDLISNSEVDQMSSLLDYKNEEVRFIESQLESHKQKYFELQTFTRSLILAIKSDDKEQQQALLSDLPPELEEMDFNHTSPEPDDTSFSLSSLSEKNASDSL; from the exons atgAATCTGCGTTCTGTGTTTACTGTAGAGCAACAAAGGATATTACAGCGTTACTATGAAAATGGAATGACAAATCAAAGTAAAAATTGCTTTCAGCTCATATTACAGTGTGCACAAGAAACTAAACTGGATTTCAGCGTGGTCAGG ACGTGGGTTGGCAACAAGCGGCGGAAGATGAGCAGCAAGATCGCCGTGGAATCTGGGGGCACCCCCCCAGGGACTGCCCCTGCCACTCCCTCCGTGCCCCCGGAAGCAGCGGTGAGAAATGTGGTAAATATTGCTCGATCCCAAAGCCAGCAATCCTCTTGGACCTCTTCTAACAATGACGTGATAGTGACTGGTATctacagccctgccagctcctcgGGCCGGCCGGGAGTCTCCAAGCACACGAACACCTCCGTGGCAGAGCTGCACAAAACCTCCATCCCACGGCTCCCGGGCAAGAGCGACGCAgacttccagcagcagcacatccctctgggaCGGCAGGTACCCCACTGTAAAAACGCTTCCCTCTTGGTGGGGGAAAAGACCATTATTCTATCCAGGCAAACGAGCGTGCTCAATTCTGCAAACTCCATCTACAGTCACACGAAGAAAAGCTACGGCAGCTCCTCGGTGCAGACGGCGGAGCTGGTGTTACCTCAGAAACCCATGATTTGCCACAGGCCCTGCAGGGCCGAGCCCTTGGCGTGCCAGCGCTTGCACAAACCCGAGCCCGCGGCCCTGGCGTCGCACGTGCCCTCCGGGCCgagggctcaccccagggaccccGCGTGTGGCACCCAGAACCTGGAGATCCGCGAGGTGTTCTCGCTGGCCGTCACGGACCAGCCGCAGCGGCTGGTGGCGGGGAGCGCGGCGCAGAAGCACCCCTCGCCGGCGGGCAGCTGCCTGTCCATCGCCATGGAGACCGGCGACGTGGAGGACGAGTACGCCCGCGAGGAGGAGCTGGCCTCCATGGGAGCGCAGATCCAGAGCTACTCCAGATACTGTGAGGGCAGCGGCTCCGGCCGCGGGGACAACCAaagcgcggccgcggccgggccgggccgcagcgggggctgtggggcacagctgggcagtgccagggatgtGCCTGACAATCTCCTGTACCACAGCAGAGAGTTCCACCTGCCTGCACGGACCTCATTGCACACAACGTCCAGCACGATTTATAGCCCTGCCAACGCAGCCAGAAGTaccttttctcctcattttaCATCTTCAAGTCAACTGAGGCTgtcacaaaaccaaaataattacCAG aTTTCAGGAAACCTTACTGTGCCTTGGATTACAGGTTGTTCCAGAAAAAGAGCA TTACAGGACCGCACACAATTTAGTGACCGAGACTTAGCTACCCTAAAGAAATACTGGGACAATGGCATGACCAGCCTGGGCTCAGTCTGCAGAGAGAAAAttgaagctgtggctgcagattTAAATGTTGACTGTGAAATAGTTCGG ACTTGGATTGGGAATCGAAGACGGAAATATCGTTTAATGGGGATTGAGGTCCCACCCCCTAGAGGAGGTCCTGCTGATTTCTCTGATCAATCTGAATTTGTTTCTAAATCAGCACTTAATCCAGGAGAGGAAACTGCTACTGAAGTGGGGGATGATAATGATAGGAATGATGAAGTATCAATCTGCTTATCTGAAGGAAGCTCACAAG AAGAGACAAATGAAGCTCttcaaaatgaagaaattgGCCATAAAGATGATGACCAGAATCCAGTGTCCACTGATAATGTG aaaatagaaattttagATGATGAGGAGAGTGATCTGATCAGCAATTCTGAAGTGGATCAGATGAGTTCTCTTTTGGATTACAAG AATGAAGAAGTCAGGTTCATCGAGAGTCAGCTGGAGAGCcacaaacagaaatattttgagcTGCAGACGTTTACCCGGAGTTTGATACTTGCAATTAAATCAGATGATAAGGAACAGCAGCAG GCTCTGCTTTCAGACTTACCTCCTGAACTTGAAGAGATGGATTTCAACCACACATCCCCGGAGCCCGACGATACCTCATTCAGCCTCTCGTCCCTGTCGGAGAAGAACGCCTCAGACAGTTTGTGA